Proteins from a genomic interval of Nematostella vectensis chromosome 12, jaNemVect1.1, whole genome shotgun sequence:
- the LOC125557317 gene encoding uncharacterized protein LOC125557317 isoform X3: MVSFALHFNERVEPEEIDHKKIQRALKNAKGCSRSIKDILSYSSDVIGNAGGNVITLRFSGDGRKTTKKLGSVMTTFCFPAENSVKRSPEREYCISIYDGKESYDILKATLRGVFDEMKALGRTGILVNGLEYTIDWVMEECRKFHLRSTGTKDFLRATLKDHLDRNNIVFEPSSTPTCEKTVLSISELTQVWKSLMVLTDALGANPGDEAYLRADAFQEKARQWGTKFRKATFDEDVIPYIHVLVYHVPQFLEIHGTIHQFNCQTVEKKNHMQNKTFHRGSQKGGKNSNYTVQSRVILGCTKLELIEQCMSNQPQFLILGAKNGKLFSCYLTTVGVPSIHG, translated from the exons AATGCAAAAGGATGTTCAAGATCCATCAAGGACATTCTAAGTTATAGTTCAGATGTCATTGGAAATGCAGGGGGCAATGTTATAACCCTTCGGTTTTCTGGTGATGGTAGAAAAACCACCAAAAAACTCGGGAGTGTTATGACAACCTTCTGCTTTCCAGCAGAAAACTCTGTTAAAAGAAGCCCAGAAAGGGAATACTGTATATCTATATATGATG gCAAGGAGTCATATGACATCCTAAAGGCGACCTTGAGAGGGGTTTTTGATGAGATGAAGGCCCTAGGGAGAACTGGCATTCTTGTTAATGGCCTTGAATACACTATTGATTG GGTGATGGAGGAATGTAGGAAGTTCCATCTGAGGTCGACAGGCACCAAGGACTTCCTACGTGCCACACTCAAGGATCATCTTGACCGCAACAACATAGTGTTTGAg CCATCGTCCACTCCCACTTGTGAGAAAACAGTTCTTAGCATATCAGAGCTGACACAAGTGTGGAAAAGTTTGATGGTCCTCACTGATGCTCTTGGGGCAAATCCTGGAGATGAAGCATATCTTCGAGCAGATGCTTTTCAAGAAAAGGCCCGCCAATGGGGAACCAAATTTAGAAAAGCCACGTTTGATGAG GATGTAATTCCATATATACATG TTCTTGTTTATCATGTCCCCCAATTTTTGGAGATTCATGGCACGATCCACCAGTTCAATTGCCAGACAGTGGAAAAGAAAAACCACATGCAGAACAAGACATTCCACAGGGGTAGCCAGAAAGGGGGGAAAAATAGCAACTACACTGTACAG TCCCGTGTCATTCTCGGGTGTACGAAATTGGAGCTCATCGAACAGTGCATGTCGAATCAGCCACAATTCCTTATCCTCGGAGCAAAGAATGGGAAGCTTTTCTCTTGCTACCTCACTACTGTCGGGGTTCCCAGCATTCACGGCTAA